The DNA sequence GGAACATTTATCAAAATTGTCTGTGTGCTGGGTCATAAAGGAATTATCAACAAATTTCCAAGGACTGAGAGCGTTTAGAGCTTGAACCTAGTAGACTGAATGACAAATATGTAACTAGAAACTCCTtcaaatatgtggagattaagCAATTCATTACTAAACCCTTGAGTCAAAGGAGTCAtaatggaaattagaaaacagaaaataatgaatGACTATTTTTAAATGGTGCATGAAAGCTTAGGGGCTGCAGCTAGAGGCATGCTTATAGGAAAACGTATAGACTTATGTTCACATATTAGGAAAGACGTCTGAAAATCAGTTACTGAGgaatacatctcaaaaattgtaAGAGAAAATTAACCCCAAAGAAGCtgtaaggaaggaaataataaaaataagagcacatttttataaaatagaaaacaaatatagcaTAGGATCAGCAAAGCCAAAAATTAGTTCTTTGAAGGTTAATAAAATTGACCAGTCCCTGACAAAACTGAgcacaaagaaagagagaaggtaaAGATTGCCAAGAtcagcaaggaaaagaaaaaaaaaaaagctttataaaTCCCATGGACATTAGAAAGATAACAAGAGGTTTATGCCTAGAAATTTGAAAATGTagatgaaatagacaaatttccAGGAAAGCACAATTTACCAAACagacacaagaagaaataaaaacctcTGAAGAGTTCTGTATTATGATGCTGAATCCGTGATTTAAAAcctcactattttctaaaattaaattgtggtgatggttgcgtAAACTCTGCGAATATACTAAACACCATTGTATTATACACTCTAAATGGGTAAATTGGGTggcatgtgaattacatctcaaagcTGTTTAAAACAACAGCACAACACTCAACAGAAACAATAgcgggaagagaaaaaaaaaccaccctCCCTACAAATAAAGCTTCAGGCCCTGATGACTTTCCAGCTAAATCTTTGTAACAGAGGAAGAAATGCAACAGCCTTTTACAAATTCTCACagagaatagaaagaaaaaaaatgggaatgCAAGCATAATCTTGATACCAAAACCTGAAAGTTCAGAATTATTGTAAGAAAGACTAAACTTTGTCATGagtaaaacacaaaatttctttcttttttttttttttaaatcaagctctgatgtattttattaaagaaaaactgtGCACAATTTACTTTTCACCAGTCTGTTCTGGCATGCTCCTAAtaatatcagaatcacctggatcaATGATAGCCAGTGTGCATactctgtagtattttccacaggcTGTGCCCAGTTCAATATTATTTCCACTGTAGTGATGGACACCAGTTTTGGCCAACATGGCGTAATACTCTATTTCAGATTTCCTTAAAGCCGGGCAGTTGTTGGCAAGGATGACCAGTTTCGCTTTGCCTTGTCTGATCATTTTCAGAGTCTGCTTGTACCCCAGCACGTACTTTCCACTTTTCATAACAAGTTGGAGTCTAGAGTTGATCGACTCCAGCGACTTTTTCGTCTTCTTTGCGGCCACCATCTTCCTGCCTTAGGTGCGGGACGAGTCCCAGCCAAGAGCAGCCGCCAAGATGGCCGGGGAACAAGAAAGGAAAGAGTTGCCACAATGCCAAGCTCTTCCCCGTGGAGCCGGGACGCCGCGACcgaaaacacaaaatttcttaacAGAACATTAGCAAACTGTATTcagctttatctaaaaatagtAAACATCGCAACCAAGCTGGTTTGATCTAGCAGAGCAGAGTtagtttaatatttgaaaagcaaTCAGTAAAATTCCCTACATTAATGCAATAAGGGAGAGAAGACATATAGTTGTCAATAGATGCAGACAAAATTCAATACctattcatgattttttaaaaactctttgcaAGCCAGGAGTAGAATAAAACTTTCATAATTTGATAAACagtatgtacaaaaataaatctgGTATTTATCACAGCTGACATGATTATGTAcctgaaaaaaatccaaaggaatcCTGCAGATAAGTGATTGGAATTAATACGTGAACTTATTAAAAAGTCTTTGatacaaatttaattaaaaaattaaatttaggaataaatttaaattaatacgTGTAAGACTTTGACAGAATACTAAAACATataattgaaagaaattaaaggagactCGAATAGATGGTTAGAGATACAGGCAGACCTCGTTTTATTGTACTTTGCTTTACTGTGCTTCACAGCTATtgcgttttttacaaattgaaggtttgtggcaaccctgtgttgtcAGATGAGGGTATGCAGTTTTtagtaagtattttttaattaaggtatgtacattgcttTTTTGACATAacgctattgcacacttaacagaccgcagcatagtgtaaacataatttttatatgcactgggaagccaaaatATTCATGTGACTCGCTTTATCATGATACTTGCAGTCGGGAACTGAGACTGCAGTATCTCCAAGGCATGCCTGTACCCCATGGTGTGCTGGAACCAGGCTATATGAACTCCTCAGGGCTGACCATGGGCATCTCTTTCCAACTCGGTGTTCAGTGATATCACATTGGTATCTTGAAATTAGTCATATTGGGAGTATCCACTCCATAGAAATCAGCAAACACTACCAAATCAGGGCTCTCTCCACCCTAAGAACTGGTCGTTCAGCACATTACTGAAAATATACTaaattcatgaattggaagattcATCAATAGATGTCAAATAATAAATCAGAATTAGTTATCTATGTCCTTATTTGAGAAATAATAGTCAATGCCCTGTTTCAGTGaacaaaggcaaaaacagaatttataactgagaggggagagaagaaactGGAGTCTGGAAACAGTGACTCTTTTTTCTTGCTGTGTATTTTTGGGGTAAGAAAGAGGCCAGTTGGGCAGTCTGTTCTTAAGCAGCCTGAATGATGGCATCAGAACAAttttaggaatttaaaaataaattttccagAAAATCTTGTGAAAATTATTGTGAGATGTATGTGACAGACTGTGTCTTCCAATGTCCTTCATTAGTGTCTTTATCTTAGTCAGGCCAGGTCTGTATCATTTCCCTCTTGAAAATTTCTCAACTCCCCCCATTTTGGTGAAAAGTTCCCAGAGGAGAGGATTTAGTCTCTGGTGCAGAATCATTACAGGATGTCAGCTTGATATTGGTGGTAGGGCAACATTCAAATACCTGAgtatcaaaaataattataaatatcatAGGAAACATTTGGAACCAATTTTGTATCCAATTTTTTGATGGGTCTAAGTCCAATCAAGATAATACGTCTTAAGGTTCAGCTTGGTCAATTTTAGTTaattgtttttttcctcctgtgaTTAATTGGTTGtgtcatcttttttaaaatacgTATCCAGTTACTGTAAGATACATTGGCTATTGTAACAGCGTTTGTTTTGTCGGTGAGGGCACATCTTGTTTAGAGTCATTCAGATCATGAAATTGTGTTAGTCTAGCCTAAAAGGAGTTATTTCATTTGAAGTCGATACTTACTTTGCTTCTGAAGTTATCCCAGATTTGTCCAGTGGGAGCGTTACAAGTTGTCCCCTGTGTTCTCTT is a window from the Vicugna pacos chromosome 17, VicPac4, whole genome shotgun sequence genome containing:
- the LOC102538970 gene encoding large ribosomal subunit protein eL30, with translation MVAAKKTKKSLESINSRLQLVMKSGKYVLGYKQTLKMIRQGKAKLVILANNCPALRKSEIEYYAMLAKTGVHHYSGNNIELGTACGKYYRVCTLAIIDPGDSDIIRSMPEQTGEK